The Burkholderiales bacterium JOSHI_001 genomic sequence GCAGGGCCAGTTTTTCGCTCATGTGGCATTCTTCAGCAAACCCAGGGCCAGGTCCGGGAGTTGCAATGCAGCACGCATGGGCACCGCCAGCGAGGATCCGCCATGACGTCCCGTCCGATCCGCTTCTACCACCGTGGCCGCATCGTCGAGCTGGACCGCGTGGCCCCCACCCGCAGCGTGCTGGATTGGCTGCGCGAGGACGCACGCTGCACCGGCACCAAGGAAGGCTGCAACGAAGGCGATTGCGGCGCCTGCACCGTGGTGCTGGGCACGCCGGCCGCCCCGGACGACACCCGCGCGGTGCGCGGCCTGGCGCTGCGCACGGTGAACGCCTGCATCCAGTTCCTGCCCATGCTGGACGGCAAGGCCCTGTTCACGGTGGAAGACCTGGCCCCGTTGGCCGGCGGCGCCCTGCACCCGGTGCAGCAGGCCCTGGTGCAGTGCCATGGCTCGCAGTGCGGCTTCTGCACCCCAGGCTTCGTGATGTCGCTGTTCCAGCAGTACGAACAGCACCGGGCGGGCGGCAGCACGCCCAGCCGCCAGGCCCTGGCCGACGCACTGGCCGGCAACCTGTGCCGCTGCACCGGCTACCGGCCCATCCTGGACGCCGGCCAGCAGATGTTCAGCCTGCCGCCGGTGGCATTGGACACCACGCCGGTGCTGGCCGCCCTGGCCACCCTGGCGCAGGACAGCGAGCTGCGTCTGAACCACGCCGGCCAGCGCTGGCACGCCCCACGCAGCCTGGGCGCGCTGGCCACGCTGCGCCAACAGCGCCCCGACGCCCAGCTGCTGGCCGGAGCCACCGACGTGGGCCTGTGGGTGAACAAGCAGTTGCGCCACCTGCCCGAAATCATCGACCTGGGCGCGGTGGCCGAGCTGAAAGCCATCGAGACCCGTGACGATGGCCGGCTGTGGATCGGCGCCGGGGCGTCGCTGGAAGAAGC encodes the following:
- a CDS encoding xanthine dehydrogenase, small subunit (PFAM: 2Fe-2S iron-sulfur cluster binding domain; FAD binding domain in molybdopterin dehydrogenase; [2Fe-2S] binding domain; CO dehydrogenase flavoprotein C-terminal domain~TIGRFAM: xanthine dehydrogenase, small subunit) — encoded protein: MTSRPIRFYHRGRIVELDRVAPTRSVLDWLREDARCTGTKEGCNEGDCGACTVVLGTPAAPDDTRAVRGLALRTVNACIQFLPMLDGKALFTVEDLAPLAGGALHPVQQALVQCHGSQCGFCTPGFVMSLFQQYEQHRAGGSTPSRQALADALAGNLCRCTGYRPILDAGQQMFSLPPVALDTTPVLAALATLAQDSELRLNHAGQRWHAPRSLGALATLRQQRPDAQLLAGATDVGLWVNKQLRHLPEIIDLGAVAELKAIETRDDGRLWIGAGASLEEAWHALARRWPSLTDLWLRFAAPPVRHAGTLGGNVANGSPIGDCAPVLLALDAELDLRQGDQVRRVPLHGFYLDYMKNSLARGEFLQAVVVPPLPAQRQVRAYKISKRFDCDISALCAGFSVELDGDTVRHVRLAFGGMAATVRRALRAEAALLGRPWDAQALAAAQQALAQDFSPLTDLRASDAHRRQVAANLLQRFWLETRPQDPLPAQAVSVFADLRAGVA